CGCCATGAAGGCGTCCGGGCGAGGTTGCAGGAGGACTCGTCGATGAGGAAACTGCTGAATTCCGTGTCCCTGTTGTCCGTGCTGATCGCGGCGCCGATCGTGACGATGTCCGCTGCGACTGCCGAGGATAAGCTCGAAGCTCTGACGAAGAGCGAAGACAACTGGGCCATGCAGGGCAAGAACTACAGCTCCAACCACTACAGCACGCTGACCCAGGTCAACGCCGATAACGTCAAGAACCTCAAGGTCGCCTGGTCGTTCTCAACCGGTCTGCTCAGCGGTCACGAAGGTTCGCCGATCGTCATCGACGGCAAAATGTATGTTCACACGTCTTTCCCCAATAATACGTTCGCGCTCAACCTCGACGACCCGACCCGCATTCTCTGGCAGCATAAGCCCAAGCAGAACGCCGCGGCGCGCGCCGTCGCCTGTTGCGACATCGTCAATCGTGGTCTCGCCTACTGGCCCGGCGACGGCAAGGCGCCCGCGCTGATCGTGAAGACGCTGCTCGACGGCCATGTCGTCGCGCTGAACGCCAGCACCGGCGAGGAATACTGGAAGATCGAAAACTCCGACTTCAAGGTCGGCTCCACGCTCACCGTCGCGCCGCACATCTATAAGGACATTGTGCTCATCGGCAGCTCGGGCGCCGAATTGGGCGTGCGCGGCTACATGACCGCCTATGACGTGCGCACCGGCGAGCAGAAGTGGCGCGCCTACGCGACCGGTCCGGATTCGGATGTGCTGATCGGCGACGACTTCAACAAGGCCAATCCGCATTATGGTCAGAAGGGCCTGGGCACAGCGACCTGGGAAGGCGACGCCTGGAAGATCGGCGGCGGCACCAATTGGGGCTGGTTCGCTTACGATTCGGGCACCAACCTCGTCTACTACGGCAGCGGCAATCCGGCGCCGTGGAACGAGACGATGCGTCCTGGCGACAACAAGTGGACGATGACCATTTGGGGCCGCGACCTCAACACGGGCGAGGCGAAGTTCGGCTATCAGAAGACGCCGCACGATGAATGGGACTACGCCGGCATCAACTTCATGATGCTCAGCGAGCAAAAGGACAAGGACGGCAAGCTACGCAAGCTGCTGACCCATCCCGACCGCAACGGCATCGTCTATACGCTCGACCGTACCGACGGCACGCTGGTCTCCGCCGACAAGATCGATGACACGGTCAATGTGTTCAAGAAGGTCGATCTGAAGAGCGGCCTGCCGGTGCGCGATCCGGAATATGGCACGCGGATGGACCATCTCGCCAAGGACATCTGTCCCTCGGCGATGGGCTATCACAACCAGGGCCTCGACTCCTACGATCCGAATAAGGAGCTGTTCTTCCTCGGCGTGAACCACATCTGCATGGACTGGGAGCCCTTCATGCTTCCCTATCGCGCGGGTCAGTTCTTCGTCGGCGCGACGCTCAACATGTTTCCGGGTCCGAAGGGCGATCGTCAGAAGGCTGAAGGCCTCGGCCAGATCAAGGCCTACAACGCCATCACCGGCAAGTTCAAATGGGAGAAGATGGAGCGCTTCGCTGTTTGGGGCGGCACCGCCGCCACCGCCGGCAACGTCGTCTTCTACGGAACGCTCGACGGCTTCATCAAGGCCCGTCACAGCGACACCGGCGAACTGCTGTGGAAGTTCAAGCTGCCGTCCGGCGTCATCGGACATCCGATCGTCTATCAGCACAAGGGCGTCGAATATCTCGCCATCATGTATGGCGTCGGCGGTTGGCCGGGCGTTGGCCTCGTGTTCGATCTCCAGGATCCGACGGCCGGCCTCGGCGCGGTTGGCGCCTTCAAGCAGCTCGCCAACTACACGCAGATGGGCGGCGGCGTGATGGTGTTCTCGCTCGACGGCAAAGGCCCCTACGACGATCTGAGCGTGGGCGAATACAAGGCGAACTAATCGCCGCTCGTTCCATCGATCTCATCCGCCTGAGGCGGTTACGAGACGCCTGTTCGGACGCGCCCCCATGCGTCCGAACAGGCGATCGAAATGATCACGGAAAGAAAGCCATGTCGCGATTCACTCGCTTGCCCGTCGGCGCATGCTGTGTGCTCTTCGTCGCTCTTGCGGCCATGAGCGCAGAAGGCGCTTCGCTTGGCGTTACTGGCGACGCCGTCTCGAACGCCGCGACCGCTTCGACGGCAGAGCCGTCCGATCCCAATGCGCTTCGCATCTGCGCGGCGAAGAATCAGCCGCCGCTGTCGATGGAAGACGGCTCGGGACTTGAGAACAAAATCGGCGTCGCGCTCGCCGACGCCATGAAACGCAAGGCCCAGTTCGTGTGGTCGCAGCAGCCGGCGATCTATCTCGTGCGCGATTCTCTCGACAAGAAGCTCTGCGACGTCGTCATTGGACTCGATACCGGCGATCCGCGCGTCGCGACGTCGAAGCCGTACTATCGCACCGGCTATGTCTTCGTCAGCCGGGCCGATCGCGACCTCGACATCAAATCATGGTCCGACGAACGTCTGAAGAAGCTTGGCCACATCGCCGTCGCGTTCGGCTCTCCGGGCGAAACGCTGCTCAAGGATATGGGCAAATACGAAGACAACATGGCCTATCTCTATTCGCTGGTGAATTTCAAATCGGCGCGCAATCAATACACGCAGATTGATCCCGCCCGAATGGTCGGGGAGGTGATCAGCGGCGCCGCCGACGTCGCGGTCGGATTCGCGCCCGACGTCGCGCGCTACGTCAAGGCGTCATCGGCGCCGCTGCGGATGACGCTGATCGAAGACGATGCGGCGAAGAGCAGTGGCGAAAAAGTGCCGCAGCGCTTCGATCAATCGGTCGCGGTGCGGCGCGACGACAAAGCCTTGCTGACTGAAATCGATCAGGCGCTCATCGTCGCTCGGCCAAAGATCGATGACATCCTCAAAGCGGAAGGCGTTCCTCTTCTTCCCGTCACCCAATGATGCGCCGCGCGCAAACGAAAAACAGGACGAAATACGTGTCGAATAACAAAAGAAGCGTTTCCCTGTCCCTCATTGGCGCTGCGGCCTGTTTGGTAGCGCTCGGCGCCATCGCGCAGACCGCAGGGATCACATTCCGCAACACGATCACGGGCGAGGTGCTGAACTTTGATGATGCGCTGCCTGAGGGCAAGGACACCGCGGGCGTCAAGGAATTCATGACGTCCGGCAAGAATCCCTATAACGAGGATGCAAGCTGTCTGAAGCTGGGCGAACAGCTCTTCCTTTCCGCCTGCTCCGGCTGTCACGGCCACCTCGCCGAAGGAAAGATCGGCCCCGGCCTCAACGACGCCTATTGGACCTATCCGCAGAACGAAACGGACGAAGGCCTGTTCTCGACGATCTATGGCGGCGGGCAAGCGTCGATGGGGCCGCAGTATCA
Above is a genomic segment from Methylocystis rosea containing:
- a CDS encoding methanol/ethanol family PQQ-dependent dehydrogenase yields the protein MRKLLNSVSLLSVLIAAPIVTMSAATAEDKLEALTKSEDNWAMQGKNYSSNHYSTLTQVNADNVKNLKVAWSFSTGLLSGHEGSPIVIDGKMYVHTSFPNNTFALNLDDPTRILWQHKPKQNAAARAVACCDIVNRGLAYWPGDGKAPALIVKTLLDGHVVALNASTGEEYWKIENSDFKVGSTLTVAPHIYKDIVLIGSSGAELGVRGYMTAYDVRTGEQKWRAYATGPDSDVLIGDDFNKANPHYGQKGLGTATWEGDAWKIGGGTNWGWFAYDSGTNLVYYGSGNPAPWNETMRPGDNKWTMTIWGRDLNTGEAKFGYQKTPHDEWDYAGINFMMLSEQKDKDGKLRKLLTHPDRNGIVYTLDRTDGTLVSADKIDDTVNVFKKVDLKSGLPVRDPEYGTRMDHLAKDICPSAMGYHNQGLDSYDPNKELFFLGVNHICMDWEPFMLPYRAGQFFVGATLNMFPGPKGDRQKAEGLGQIKAYNAITGKFKWEKMERFAVWGGTAATAGNVVFYGTLDGFIKARHSDTGELLWKFKLPSGVIGHPIVYQHKGVEYLAIMYGVGGWPGVGLVFDLQDPTAGLGAVGAFKQLANYTQMGGGVMVFSLDGKGPYDDLSVGEYKAN
- the moxJ gene encoding methanol oxidation system protein MoxJ, whose product is MSRFTRLPVGACCVLFVALAAMSAEGASLGVTGDAVSNAATASTAEPSDPNALRICAAKNQPPLSMEDGSGLENKIGVALADAMKRKAQFVWSQQPAIYLVRDSLDKKLCDVVIGLDTGDPRVATSKPYYRTGYVFVSRADRDLDIKSWSDERLKKLGHIAVAFGSPGETLLKDMGKYEDNMAYLYSLVNFKSARNQYTQIDPARMVGEVISGAADVAVGFAPDVARYVKASSAPLRMTLIEDDAAKSSGEKVPQRFDQSVAVRRDDKALLTEIDQALIVARPKIDDILKAEGVPLLPVTQ
- the moxG gene encoding cytochrome c(L), periplasmic; translation: MSNNKRSVSLSLIGAAACLVALGAIAQTAGITFRNTITGEVLNFDDALPEGKDTAGVKEFMTSGKNPYNEDASCLKLGEQLFLSACSGCHGHLAEGKIGPGLNDAYWTYPQNETDEGLFSTIYGGGQASMGPQYQNLTLDEMLKVMAWIRHLFKEAPEKATWLTDAQRKSFKPYAGHETLPESPPGKCQEKAK